One part of the Strix aluco isolate bStrAlu1 chromosome 27, bStrAlu1.hap1, whole genome shotgun sequence genome encodes these proteins:
- the LOC141915814 gene encoding olfactory receptor 6F1-like: MFPSQQDELKFSMGPENETAVTDFILEGFSVLDQRLQVFLSLVLLLMYLTTVMGNTTIISLVCVYHRLQTPMYFFISNLSFLEIWFTSSTSIQLFVILGSGRGTISRSRCFAQSYFYFALGCTEFVLLVAMSFDCCVALCQPLRCAAIMKPQLCIQLVVAAWVIGIPLSSYRLVLLYQLTFCGSNKIHHFFCDNSPLFKLSCSDSSLLWKIDSVLVAFVILASLCLTLAFYTGILFCILHLPAASGRKKAFATCSSHLTTLAIVYGSCIALYVHPSQDVSLETNRFVALLNTVLYAFLNPFIYSLRNKTVILALNEAIARVTLQLFPYSWCISGHQFQ; the protein is encoded by the coding sequence ATGTTCCCATCTCAGCAGGATGAACTGAAATTCAGCATGGGACcagaaaatgaaactgcagttACTGACTTCATCCTAGAGGGCTTCTCAGTGCTTGACCAAAGGCTGCAGGTATTTCTCTCTCTGGTCCTTCTGCTCATGTACCTGACAACAGTGATGGGGAACACAACCATCATTTCCCTCGTGTGTGTGTATCACCGTCTGCAAACCCCCATGTACTTTTTCATCAGCAATCTGtccttcctggaaatctggtttACATCCTCCACAAGCATCCAATTGTTTGTGATCCTGGGTTCTGGTAGGGGAACAATCTCTCGAAGCAGATGCTTTGCCCAATCCTATTTCTATTTTGCCCTGGGCTGTACAGAGTTTGTTCTCCTTGTTGCCATGTCCTTTGACTGCTGTgttgctctctgccagcctttgcGTTGTGCTGCCATCATGAAGCCTCAGCTCTGCATCCAGCTTGTTGTTGCTGCTTGGGTCATCGGCATCCCACTCTCGAGTTACCGTCTGGTCCTCCTCTACCAGCTGACTTTCTGTGGCTCGAACAAGATCCACCATTTCTTTTGTGACAACTCCCCCTTATTCAAACTGTCCTGCTctgacagcagcctgctgtgGAAAATAGACTCTGTTTTAGTAGCATTTGTCATACTGGCTTCCTTATGTTTAACTCTGGCATTTTACACGGGCATCCTTTTCTGTATTCTacaccttccagcagcctctgggaggaaaaaagcttttgctaCATGTTCTTCCCATCTCACCACCTTGGCCATTGTATATGGGAGCTGCATTGCTCTCTACGTGCATCCTTCACAAGATGTTTCCTTGGAGACAAACAGATTTGTAGCTTTGCTGAACACTGTCCTGTACGCGTTCTTAAATCCGTTCATCTACAGTCTTAGAAACAAGACGGTGATACTggcccttaatgaagccattgCCCGTGTGACACTACAGCTTTTCCCCTACTCATGGTGCATTTCTGGACACCAATTCCAGTGA